A segment of the Microbacterium luteolum genome:
ACCGACGACGATCACGAGGAGTACGACCAGGAGGTGCGCACTCTCCGCGATGCCGCCGACACCTTCGGCTGGCAGCTCGTGATCGAAGGCGAGTCCCGACGAGCACGCACGCTCGCCGCCGGCGTGCCCGGATTCCTGCGCGCGTACCTGACGACGCCCGATGAGCCCGCCCGCGGCGAATCACCGGTCGCCCCTGATGCCTGGCGGGTGCTGCAGCGGGCGCGGCGCATGTCGCGCTCGACGATGCCGCGCACGAGCCTCGAGCACGTGCTGTCGATCGATCCGGTCGGACTCAATCCGTTCACCCGCACGAACCCGTTCACCCGGACGAACCCCTTCACCCGCACCAACCCGATCCGCGGGGCCGGAGCGGGCGGCAGCGATGACTACCTCGAGCCCGGCCGCGGCGCCAGGCAGCCGGTCAGCTGGCTGGGCCCTGAGCCGCAGCGCGGACCCGATCCGAAGCGCGGGCGGCGACCTGTCGTCGCGGTGCTCGACACCGGCTGCGGCGAGCACGCCTGGCTGCCCGCCGACATCGTCACCCGTCACGTCGAGCTCGACGGCGTGCCGGTGGGGCTCACTGACGAGGCCGATCCCGAGCGGTATCCCGATCTGTACGGTCAGCTCGACGGCGAGATCGATGCGGTCGCCGGGCACGGCACCTTCATCGCCGGCATCGTGCGGCAGGCGGCGCCGGATGCCGACATCCTCTCGGTGCGCGTCGCCGGAGCACTCGGCGTGATCGACGAGAGTGCACTGCTGGAGACGGTCGCCCAGGTCGTCGAGCTGCTGCGCCGGCATCGCGAGGATCCGCGCACCGGCTTCCCGATCGACGTGCTGAACCTCTCGCTCGGCTACTACCACGAGACACCGACCGACGGACTGTTCAGCATGACGCTGTTCGCGCTGCTGGCGAAGGCGCGCGAGCTCGGCTGCGTGGTCGTGTGCTCGGCCGGCAACGACGCGATCGATCGTCCGTCGTTCCCTGCCTCGCTCTGGCCGTGGCCGGGATCGGACAACGGCATCCGTCCTGACTCCGCCGCACCGCACGTGTCGGTCGGCGCGCTCAACCCGTCCGCGCAGTCGGTCGCGCTCTTCTCCAATGTCGGCCCGTGGGTGCAGACCTATGCGCCGGGGGCGGCCGTGGTGAGCACGTCGCCCGCCTTCATCGGCGGCGAGCAGGCGACATCGCGGGCGGACTTCGACGGCCTCCGCCGCGAGACCCTGGATCCGGACGACTACCGCGGCGGGTTCGCGGTGTGGAGCGGCACCTCGTTCGCGGCGCCCTACGTCGCCGGGCGCATCGCGGCCGAGCTCGGCACCGTGCCGGTCGGAGGAGCGAAGACGGATGCCGCCGCCGCAGCCGTGGCCGCCGTGTTGAAGACCCTGCCCGCCCCAGGGGATCGGGGCTGACGCCGCGGCATCCGTTCTTCTCGGCGTCGGCCGCCCGCTCGAATTCACCCGTCGGCCGAGATGACAGTCGCAGGTCGAAACGGGCCGAATGGACCTGCATCCGTGATCTCGACCTGCATCCGGACAGCGCGCACCGAGGAGAAGACCGACGGATGCCGGGTGTCGCACTCTTCCGCGGAACCTCGGCGCACGGCATCCTGGACGGATGCCCCTGTCTGCGAGCGAGCTGCATCGGCGTGGCGTCGAAGCGGCGAACGCGCGGCGGTTCACGCAGGCGCGGCGCGCACTCGACGCGGCATCCGCTCGCACCGACGACCCCGATCTGCGCGCCCGCATCGACGGGACCATCGCGTATGTGCTCGGTCAGACGGGTGAGCCGGCCGCGGCCGAGCAGCTGTGTCGCGCGGCGCTCGCCCGCCCCGGCCTGACCACCGAGACGGTCACGGTGCTCAGCGGCCAGCTCGGCACCCTGCTCTCGCACGCGGGTCGGCTGGACGAGGCCGAGGCGATGCTCACGCAGGCGATCGACGCGCTGACGGCCGTCGGCGCCGAGACCATCGAGCTCGCCAACTGCCTGATGAACCGCTCGGTCGTGCGGATGCAGCGGCACGAACTCGACGCCTGCACCGCCGACCTCCAGCGCGCGGTCGCGGTCTACGAGGCCGCCGATGCGACGGAGCCCCTCGCCGAAGCGCAGCACAACCTCGGCTATACGGCGCTGCTGCGCGGAGACCTCGTCACCGCGCTCACCCTCATGACGCGCTCCCGGCCGACCCTGGCCGCGACCAGCGACCTCGCCGCCGCGATCAGCGACCTCGACCGCGCCGAGGTGCTCCGCGATGCCGGGCTCACGACCGAGGCGGAGACGCTGCTCGCGCAGGTCGCTCGCGAGTTCGGGGCGCAGCGCATGCGCCAGGCCCGCGGCGAGGCGGAGTTCCATCGTGCGCGATCGCTCCTGCGCCATGACCCGGCCGCGGCCGAGCGCGCCGCACGCACGGCGGTCCGGCGCTTCGCTTCCCTCGACAATCACGGCTGGGCTGCGCGTGCAGATGCCATGCGGCTGGAGGCGCAGCAGCGGTCGCGATCCCGGAATCCCCCCGACGCCGCGGAGTTCGTCCGCGTCGCGAAGGCGCTCGACCGCAGCGGCTTCCGCAGCGAGGCCGCCGGCCTCCGTCTCAGCGCGCGACGCGACGGGACGGGACGGATGCCGCGGCTCGACCCCGCCGCACCCACGCCCCTGAAGCTGCGGGCCCACGAGGTTCGCGCGGCGCGCGCATCCGCCGCCGGACGCGATCGGGATGCGCTCCGCGCCGCGGCCGAGGGCCTCGACCTGCTCACGGCCTGGCAGCGGTCGTTCGGCGCTCTCGACCTGCAGGCCTCGGTCGCCATGCACGGCAGTGACCTGATGTTCGCGGGGCTGTCCGCGGCCGCGCGCCTCGGCGACCCCGAGGTGCTGTTCGAGTGGTCGGAGCGCGCACGGCACCTCAGCCAGCAGGTCGCTCCCGTGCGGCCCCCGCACGATGACGACCTCGCGGGGGATCTCGCGGAGCTGCGGATGCTGCGCGCCGAACTCGCGGGGCAGGACTGGACGACCGACGCCCGGGTGCGGAGCCTGCGCGACCGCGTGCGCGAACGGCAGTGGGCGACGACGGGGTCAGGCGGCACCCGCGACCGGCTCGGACTGGCCGAGGCGAGGGCCGCGCTCTCCCCCGACACGGCCGTGCTCTCCTACGTGTTCACCGGCACCGACCTGCTCGCCGTCGTGGTGACGGCATCCGGGGCGACGGTCGTCGGGCTCGCCTGGAAGCGCCTGCGGGCCGCGCTCGACGGGCTGCGCGCCGACCTCGACATGGCGGCGCTCACGCGCGGCGGGGTGATGGGTGCCGTGACCGGGCGGGCGCTCGCGGCACGGCTGCAGCTGCTCGACGCCGAGCTCCTTGCTCCGGTGCGTGGTGCCGCCCCGCACGCCGAACGGCTCGTGATCACGGTGCCCGGTGCGCTCGGCGGGGTGCCGTGGGCGATGCTGCCCGGCATGGCCGGAACCCCTTTCACGCTCGCGACCTCGGTGTCACGGTGGCTCGCCGTGCACAGTGCGGCAAGAACTCGCGCTGCAGTGCGGAAATCCGCCCTCACGGGGAGAGGCGGCGCCGATCTTGCTGAATCGTGGACGGTCGGCCGCGGTGCCGGATCTTCGCGGGTCGCCTTCGCGGCGGGTCCGCGGGTGCCTCGTGCGGGGGAAGAGGTCCGGCGGGCGGCGGACGCCTGGCCTGCGGACGAGACGCGGATCCTCGAGGGACCGGACGCCACGGTCGCCGCGGTGACCGCTCTCGCCGCCGACGTCGAGGTGCTCCATATCGCCGCCCACGGGCGTCACGCGGTCGACAACCCGCTGTTCTCCGGTTTCGAGCTGGCCGACGGCACCCTGTTCGGCTACGACGTCGACCTGATCCCCCGCGTGCCCGCGACGGTCATCCTCTCGGCCTGCGAGCTCGGCCGTTCCTCGATCCGGTGGGGTGAGGAGGCGCTCGGGATGACGCGGGTGTGGCTGCACGCTGGAGCGGACTGCGTGATCGCCGCCCCGGTGGCCGTGCCCGACGACGACGCGTGCGAGCTGCTCAGCGCCGTGCACCGGGGGCTGGCGCAGGGCGTCGCGCCGGCGATCGCGCTGGCCGCGGCATCCGATTCGACCGGCGTGCGGGCCCCGTTCCAGTGCCACGGGAACGGATTCTGACCTCGATCGAGCGAGATGACGCGACTCAGATCGACGTTCCCACCGCCCGAGCGAGGCGGGCGATCTGCTCCTCGTTGCGCTGGTAATGCGACCACTGCCCCACTCGGGTGCATGTCACGAGGTCCGCGCGCTGCAGCGTCGCCATGAATTGTGAAGCGGTCGACTGAGACACGTTCGCTCTCGCCTGGATGTGCTTGAGGCACACACCGACGTCCTCCGCGGGCTGATCCTGCGGAGGGAACGAGGTGGGTTCCTTCAGCCAGCCGAGGATGGCCAGACGCGTCGGATGGGCGAGCGCCTTGAAGACCGTGACCAGCTCATCCCCCGCATGCTCATCGACCATGCGTCGATCATATCGCAGTATCGCGATTTACCGATTATGTGATAGTTCTTAGATCGTAAAAACGCGATTTACCGATGGGAGCGACATGGACAGGACAGCGTTGGTGGTGGGAGCGCGGGGAGTGATCGGCGGGAACCTGATCGCGCACCTCGAGAAAGAGGGCGGATGGAAGGTCATCGGGCTCTCGCGTCGCGGCGGACCCGATGTCGGCGCGGTCCGCCATATCGCCGTCGACCTGCTCGATCGCGACGACACCACTGCTCGACTGTCCGGTCTGACCGATGTCACGCACGTGTTCTACGCCGCCTACCAGGATCGACCGAGCTGGACAGAACTGGTGGCGCCCAACCTGGCCATGCTCGTCAACGTCGTGGACGCGATCGAACCGGTCGCACCGCGGCTGGAGCACATCAGTCTCATGCAGGGATACAAGGTATACGGCGCGCACCTGGGTCCGTTCGCCACCCCTGCCAAGGAGAGCGATCCCCCGCACATGCCGCCGGAGTTCAACGTGGATCAGCAGCAGTTCCTCGAAGGGCGACAAGCAGGCGCCTCGTGGTCGTGGTCGGCGCTCCGGCCGTCCGTCGTCGCCGGTGTGGGGCTCGGGAATCCGATGAACCTCGCGATGGTGATCGCGATCTACGCCTCCATCAGCAAGGAGCTCGGGATTCCGCTGCGCTTCCCTGGAAAGCCCGGCGCGTACACGAGCCTGATCGAGATGACGGACGCCGACCTGCTGGCTGCAGCGACCGTCTGGGCGGCCACCTCGCCGGGCAGCCGCAACGAGGCCTACAACATCACGAACGGCGACATGTTCCGCTGGTCGAGCATGTGGCCGAAGATCGCGGCCTTCTTCGAACTCGAGACGGCACCACCGCTCCCGATACGACTGAGCGAGATCATGGCCGACAAGGCGTCCCTGTGGGAGACGATGGTGGAGCGCCACGGGCTGCGTCCCACGCCGTACAGCGACGTGTCCTCGTGGGAGTTCGGGGACTTCGTCTTCGCCTGGGACTACGACGTCATCGCCGACACATCCAAATCTCGTCGCGCGGGTTTCCACGGCTACGTGGACAGCGAGCAGATGTTCCTCCGGATCTTCCAGGACCTCCGCGATCGGCGACTCATTCCCTGAAAGCCGCGAATCTTTTTCTCCATTCGATGTATCAGAACAGATGCGGAGCGCTCCTGTCTTTCAGAAGGTGCCATGCGAAGGACCTCGAAGGTGTGAGGTGCGAGGAGGCGCAGTCGGCTGGGGACATCCGCTCGCTGGGGAGCGCGGATACGACACGACACCCTCTGCTCTGGGAGTGCCGCGGCTGGGAGGCCGCGGCACTCTCGCAGGGCCTCGGCGATCTGGGGACGCCGAGGCCCTTTTGGGGTGCACGGGCGACACACGCTGCCGACTGGGCCGTGGTGGCCGTCGACACCGCCAGGGGCAGCGTGTGGGCAGCCGAGACGTACGGTCGCATGATCTGCTCGTACCTCCGGAATGCAGCGGCATGATCGCCGCGCGCACGAGTTCGACCTCCAGCGCCTGCTCGACGGGATCGAGACCTGGCTGGCAGCGAGCCTTCACACCGACGAGGTTTCGTAATACGATACTGGACATGGCGAGGAAGATGCAGGGACGGGAAGTCTCCGAGGAGCAGGTCGATGCTTGGGTAGCCGAAGCCGAGGCGGGCTACGATCCGGAGGAATTGCTGCGTCGCGCCGGCGGGCGGCCGGCGCGCGCAGACCAGGCGTCTCACGTCGTGCCCGTGCGACTCACCGAAGCGGAACTCGCTGCGGTGATGGAACGCGCCGAACGAGAGCATCTCAACCGATCCGATGCGATCCGCGCGGCATTGGCGGCCTGGTCGCACGCCGCGTGATCATCCGCAAGTCGGCCCTCAAGCATGGAATCAATGAGGACGACTGCCGCAACGCCGCCGCCTGGGCGGCACTGACGGTTTCGCTCGACAATGAGAACCCAGGGCGGCAACTCCGCCTCGGATTCGACAGCAGCGGTCGCCTGCTGGAGCTCATCGTTCTGGTGTGGGATGCGGAACCGAAGAACTCATCCACTCCATGCGAGCGCGCCCGCAGTATGTCCGTCTCCTCGGTTGACGGCGACCCGCGCGACGACATGGGCTCGCGTCTCGCGGATTGTTGCACCTAGGGTAAAAAGGTCGGTGCGCCCCGGACACATATCCCCGCCTACGTCTATACACATACTGCGCCGGCATGGAGGTTCCATGTTCATCCAACGACTGACGGATCATGCTCGCCGTCACAGCACGTGGTGGAGCGCCGTGAGCGCACTCCTGCTGATCGCCACCTTCTGCGGTCACTACTCCCTCACCCAGAGCGTCGCGCCGCCGGCAGCGGCGCACTCGGCCGAACCGACGGCTGCGCCCACGGCTCAGCCCACGCCAACGCCGAAGCCCACGCAGGCCCCCTCGCCGACACCGACAACCACCCCGGCCCCGGAACCCGCCCCAGCCCCGGCACCGGTTCCCGAACCGGCCCCCGCCCCTGCACCGGCTCCCGAGCCGGCGCCGGCACCGGAACCCGCCCCTGCACCGGAATCGGCACCCGCAGCGACGGATGCCGATTCCGCCGCGGCAGCCGAGGTGCTGCGGCTGGTCAACGTCGAGCGCGCCGCGGCCGGATGCGCGGCCGTCACGGTCAACCCGGTCCTCGCCGAGGTCGCTCGCGCACACAGCCAGGACATGGCGGATCAGGCGTACTTCAGCCACACCTCGCTCGACGGCCGCTCGCCCTGGGATCGCCTGGCAGGCGCAGGGTACTCCGACGGGAGCGGCGAGAACATCGCGGCGGGTCAGAGCACCGCCCAGGACGTGATGTCGAGCTGGATGAACAGCTCAGGACACCGGTCCAACATCCTGAACTGCGGCAGCACGACGATGGGAGTCGGCATCGGCCATGGCGGCCCGTACGGCATCTACTGGACGCAGGTGTTCGGCCGCTCCTGACGGTCGGTCGCAGCGCATGTGAGGATGCGTGACGAGGGTCCGGGGCCGTGCGGCCTCGGACCTTCGTCGTGATCGCGGTCAGGCGAGCAGAACCTCGTGTCCGGCCTCTCGAAGAGCGTCGACGGCGCCGGCATCCGCTGCGGCATCCGTGATCACCGTGGGGAACAGGTCCACTCCGCCCACGGCGGCGAACGCCACGACGCCGAGCTTGCTGCCGTCGGTGACGACGACGGCGCGACGCGCACGCTCGGCCATCATCCGGTTGACGGCGGCCTCGCGCTCATCCTGCGTGGTGGCTCCGGCAACGGCATCCATCCCGTTCACGCCGATGAAGGCGATGTCGAGGCGCACGCCCCGCAGCAGCTGCTCGACGAACGGCCCGACGAGCTCGTAGCTGCGCGAATGGATCACCCCGCCGGTCACGACGACCTTGATGTCCGGGCGCGTGGCCAGCTGCGCAGCGATGTTCACGGCGTTGGTGA
Coding sequences within it:
- a CDS encoding S8 family peptidase, whose translation is MEQPKGWSWQDRAEGSIRRGTALDPSLEPVDGIRAFPTAYLPQRLLITRTDDDHEEYDQEVRTLRDAADTFGWQLVIEGESRRARTLAAGVPGFLRAYLTTPDEPARGESPVAPDAWRVLQRARRMSRSTMPRTSLEHVLSIDPVGLNPFTRTNPFTRTNPFTRTNPIRGAGAGGSDDYLEPGRGARQPVSWLGPEPQRGPDPKRGRRPVVAVLDTGCGEHAWLPADIVTRHVELDGVPVGLTDEADPERYPDLYGQLDGEIDAVAGHGTFIAGIVRQAAPDADILSVRVAGALGVIDESALLETVAQVVELLRRHREDPRTGFPIDVLNLSLGYYHETPTDGLFSMTLFALLAKARELGCVVVCSAGNDAIDRPSFPASLWPWPGSDNGIRPDSAAPHVSVGALNPSAQSVALFSNVGPWVQTYAPGAAVVSTSPAFIGGEQATSRADFDGLRRETLDPDDYRGGFAVWSGTSFAAPYVAGRIAAELGTVPVGGAKTDAAAAAVAAVLKTLPAPGDRG
- a CDS encoding CHAT domain-containing protein, with translation MPLSASELHRRGVEAANARRFTQARRALDAASARTDDPDLRARIDGTIAYVLGQTGEPAAAEQLCRAALARPGLTTETVTVLSGQLGTLLSHAGRLDEAEAMLTQAIDALTAVGAETIELANCLMNRSVVRMQRHELDACTADLQRAVAVYEAADATEPLAEAQHNLGYTALLRGDLVTALTLMTRSRPTLAATSDLAAAISDLDRAEVLRDAGLTTEAETLLAQVAREFGAQRMRQARGEAEFHRARSLLRHDPAAAERAARTAVRRFASLDNHGWAARADAMRLEAQQRSRSRNPPDAAEFVRVAKALDRSGFRSEAAGLRLSARRDGTGRMPRLDPAAPTPLKLRAHEVRAARASAAGRDRDALRAAAEGLDLLTAWQRSFGALDLQASVAMHGSDLMFAGLSAAARLGDPEVLFEWSERARHLSQQVAPVRPPHDDDLAGDLAELRMLRAELAGQDWTTDARVRSLRDRVRERQWATTGSGGTRDRLGLAEARAALSPDTAVLSYVFTGTDLLAVVVTASGATVVGLAWKRLRAALDGLRADLDMAALTRGGVMGAVTGRALAARLQLLDAELLAPVRGAAPHAERLVITVPGALGGVPWAMLPGMAGTPFTLATSVSRWLAVHSAARTRAAVRKSALTGRGGADLAESWTVGRGAGSSRVAFAAGPRVPRAGEEVRRAADAWPADETRILEGPDATVAAVTALAADVEVLHIAAHGRHAVDNPLFSGFELADGTLFGYDVDLIPRVPATVILSACELGRSSIRWGEEALGMTRVWLHAGADCVIAAPVAVPDDDACELLSAVHRGLAQGVAPAIALAAASDSTGVRAPFQCHGNGF
- a CDS encoding ArsR/SmtB family transcription factor, which produces MVDEHAGDELVTVFKALAHPTRLAILGWLKEPTSFPPQDQPAEDVGVCLKHIQARANVSQSTASQFMATLQRADLVTCTRVGQWSHYQRNEEQIARLARAVGTSI
- a CDS encoding SDR family oxidoreductase encodes the protein MDRTALVVGARGVIGGNLIAHLEKEGGWKVIGLSRRGGPDVGAVRHIAVDLLDRDDTTARLSGLTDVTHVFYAAYQDRPSWTELVAPNLAMLVNVVDAIEPVAPRLEHISLMQGYKVYGAHLGPFATPAKESDPPHMPPEFNVDQQQFLEGRQAGASWSWSALRPSVVAGVGLGNPMNLAMVIAIYASISKELGIPLRFPGKPGAYTSLIEMTDADLLAAATVWAATSPGSRNEAYNITNGDMFRWSSMWPKIAAFFELETAPPLPIRLSEIMADKASLWETMVERHGLRPTPYSDVSSWEFGDFVFAWDYDVIADTSKSRRAGFHGYVDSEQMFLRIFQDLRDRRLIP
- a CDS encoding ribbon-helix-helix protein, CopG family, yielding MARKMQGREVSEEQVDAWVAEAEAGYDPEELLRRAGGRPARADQASHVVPVRLTEAELAAVMERAEREHLNRSDAIRAALAAWSHAA
- a CDS encoding CAP domain-containing protein; translation: MSALLLIATFCGHYSLTQSVAPPAAAHSAEPTAAPTAQPTPTPKPTQAPSPTPTTTPAPEPAPAPAPVPEPAPAPAPAPEPAPAPEPAPAPESAPAATDADSAAAAEVLRLVNVERAAAGCAAVTVNPVLAEVARAHSQDMADQAYFSHTSLDGRSPWDRLAGAGYSDGSGENIAAGQSTAQDVMSSWMNSSGHRSNILNCGSTTMGVGIGHGGPYGIYWTQVFGRS
- a CDS encoding DeoR/GlpR family DNA-binding transcription regulator yields the protein MKRAARLNAILDQLAEAGEVTIDELVDRFGASAATTRRDLDSLAEQRLLTRTHGGAVAQTVAYELPIRYKSHLRAHEKASIAQAAAALVVPGTVVGLSGGTTTTAIAAALAARDDLAANGGITVVTNAVNIAAQLATRPDIKVVVTGGVIHSRSYELVGPFVEQLLRGVRLDIAFIGVNGMDAVAGATTQDEREAAVNRMMAERARRAVVVTDGSKLGVVAFAAVGGVDLFPTVITDAAADAGAVDALREAGHEVLLA